The genomic region ACTAATATTCGCACAGCAAAATCTTTAAATAGCACTACCTTATTATCAATTGAAACCTCTAAAGATAAAGTTAACGAGATAAGGTTTATCAAGCTTAAGGAGGAGAACAATGAAAGATAATGTGATTGTATGCAGGTGCGAGGATGTCACTGTTGGTGAAATTAAAAAACTAGTAGCTGATGGAATAAATACTCCAGAGGAGATTAAACGAATTACTAGAATGTCTATGGGTTGTTGTCAGGGTAGGACTTGTGGTGGGATATTACAACAAATTCTTAGCAACTTGTTGAATGAACCAGTAGATGAAATAAAACTTTGGGAAAAAAGGCCTCCTGCAAAGCCAGTGCTTATGAAGGCGCTTATAGGAGGTGACACCGATGAAAGCTAAAGCTAATATCGTTATAATAGGTGGGGGGATAGTAGGAACCTCGCTAGCGTATCATTTAGCTTGTCTTGGAATTAAAGACATAGTGGTGTTAGAGAAAGATTATCTAGCTGCAGGTTCTACAGGACGTTGTGGTGCTGGTGTGAGACAACAATGGGGTCTTAAAATGAACTGTATTTTAGCTAAAGAAAGCATCGCAGAATTTGAAAAACTATCTGAAATGATCCCCACCGATTATGATTTAGAGTTTAAGCAAAAGGGGTATATGATGTTAGCCTATGATCGAAATATGGCCAATCAGTATAAAAAGAATGTGCAACTACAGCGTACTTTGGGTATTGAAGTTGACTATCTTAGCCCACTAGAGGCTAAGGCAATTGTGCCTCATTTAAATACTGAAGGAATGGTTGGAGCTACCTTCTGTGGCAAAGATGGGCACCTAAACCCCTTTACAACTACGTTAACATATGCCATCGGAGCTAAGCGGTTAGGTGCTGAGATTTATAAGGGTACGGAAGTTTTAGACATGAAGCTAGAAAAAGGCAAAGTAAGTAAAGTTATAACAAACAAGGGTGAAATAGATACTGGACTTGTTATAAATGCAGCGGGACCATTCTCAAAAAATATTGCTAAAATGGCAGGGGTAGATATACCAGTTTACTCCGAACGACATCAAATACTTGTAACTCAACCTATAAAACAGATACAAGACCCCATGGTTATTTCATTAAAGCACGGTTTTTACTGTCAACAAACTCCCCACGGCAGTTTTATTATGGGTTTTGGTGATCCTAATGAATTAAAAGGTACAGACACCACTTCTACATGGAACTTTTTAGAGGAGATGGCAGAAAAAGTGCTGCCAGTTTTGCCACCCCTTAAAAATTTAAAGGTTGTGAGACAATGGGCTGGCTCTTATAATATGACTCCAGATGCTCAGCCTATATTAGGAAACTCAGAGGATGTTGAAAACTTTTATATGGCAGTTGGCTTTAGTGGGCATGGATTTATGATTGCACCGGCAGTAGCTAAGGCCATTTCAGAAACCATAGTAGGAAAAAAACCGACTGTTGATATTTCAATGCTTAGATTAAAAAGATTTGAGGCCGGTAATTTAATAAAAGAACCGTCCGTTGTGTAGTTAAAAAGTAAAACAAAGCTAATTAACTACGGAAATATTGAAACAAGGTACATGCTAGGGTCGATTCAGGATTTGGAATTTGCCTCTGGGTTACGGAGTTTCTCTGCTGTTTCTCAACATGTTCGGCACCTTTAGCTTATGAGACGACATATCCATGTCTCTGATGTTAATAAAAGCTATCTCAACGCCAAAGGCTTTCTCACAGGGAGAAAAGACGCATCCAAACAATACACCCTGCCGGCAAAATGCCAAACCCTTCATGTGGTAAAGGGCCCTGGGACCAAAACTCTATCCCTATCCAACTTCCTTAAACCGTAGAGGGGGATTCATTCCCCGAGATTTAAGTAAAGATATATGGTCTTACTCAAAACCATGTTAGGGTCGATTCAGGATTTAGCATTTACCTCTGGGTTACGGAGTTTCTCTGCTGTTTCTCCACATGTTCGACACCTTTGGCTTATGAGACGACATATCCATGTCTCTGATATTAATGAAAGATAGCTCAACGCCAAAGGCTTACTCACAGGGAGAAAAGACGCATCCAAACAATACACCCTGCCGGCAAAATGCCAAACCCTTCATGTGGTAAAGCGCTCTGGGGACTCAAAAATCTATTCCTATCCAACTTCCTTAAACGTAGAGGGGAATTCATTCCCCGGGATAAGCAGACTAGTGTGGTCTTTTTTTGACGTCATCCTGAAGCTTGCTGAAGGATCTAGCCCAAAGGGCGCAGGACCCACGCAAAGCTCAACCCCATGCTCAGGTCAGTTCAGGGTTTGTCATTTACCTCTGGGCTACGGAGTTCCTCTGCTGCAGACAGCTTAGAAGTACCCATCTTCGTTGTTGCAATTGCTAGCCCAGATCAGTCACGTATTAGAAGATACGCTCCCCCCCCCTGGCCCATCAACTGCGCCTAGAATCTAGGCACTTCTAAGTATTCCGGCCATTTGGGTTTCCCTATATGGTTACCAAAAATGACTCCAACTTCTAACTTCCCACTTCTCACTACTATTACAATACGCCCTGCCGGCAAAATGCCAAACCCTTCATGTGGTAAAGCGCTCTGGGGACTCAAAAATCTACTCCTATCCAACTTCCTTAAACGTAGAGGGGAATTCATTCCCCGGGATAAGCAGACTAGTGTGGTCTTTTTTTGACGTCATCCTGAAGCTTGCTGAAGGATCTAGCCCAAAGGGCGCAGGACCCACGCAAAGCTCAACCCCATGTTCAGGTCAGCTCAGGGTTTGTCATTTGCCTCTGGGCTACGGGGTTCCTCTGCTGCAGACAGCTTAGAAGTACCCATCTTCGTCGTTGCAATTGCTAGCCCAGATCAGTCACGTATTAGAAGATACGCTCCCGCCCTGGCAACTGCGCCTAAAATCTAGACACTTCTTGGTAGTCTGTCCATTTGGGTTTCCCTATATGGTTACCAAAAATGACTCCAACTTCTAACTTCCCACTTCTCACTACTACTACAATACGCCCTGCCAGTAAATGATAAACCCTCCAGTAAGCTCAAGCGGTAAAACTACTACTGTATCTAAGACCAAGCAGAATAAGCAAATTTAAAGTGAGTTTCAGACCCAGCATGTAGCTAATTTATACGTTTTCGCGGCCAATTGTTTTTAGTATTGGCAATTAGTTAACTTCATCTTAAGGCACGACGGATGGCCTAGCCCGCAAGGACGTTAAGAACAAACCCTAGTTGGCCACGGTAAACATAACGAAATAAGCTACATGCTTGGTTCAACCCCATTCATATTATGTGACCATGTAGGAAAGCCCCTGTTTTAAATGCAGCAGGTATAAAATATAGACACTGTTCTTTTTTAAGTGTATGTTATTAGCAAAATCCCCTCCAGTTTAACGAAACCCATTTATTTGCAGACCAAGCAGAATAAGCAAGTTTAAAGCCTGTCCTTTGGCCCAGCATGTAGCTAATATATACGTTTTCGCGGCCAATTGTTTCTGGGTTTTAAGCCTTTACATCTCTAGCAGCCCAAATGTGGCATTGGTTTTATCTCAAACTCCAATTTCCAACTCTCACTTCTCATTACTCAATTAATATTGACTTTAGAATGTATTTTGCTTATAATTATTGTTAAACTATACATATAAAGGTTTTGATCAGGAGGAGTAGGTACTTACTGTTGTTCAGAGAGGGAGATTAAAAGCTGCGAGTTTCCCCAACAAGTGGTTCTGAAAGTCGCCTGAGAACTGTTTCCCCTACGCACTGCTAAGGGAAGCCGGGCACTTTAGCCCGTTATCATATCCGAGAGCTGATAAACTATATCAGAACTTAGGTGGTACCACGGAGGCCAAACCCCTTTCGTCCTATGGATGACAGGGGTTTTTTATATTTATTTAGTTTAAGGAGGAATATAAATGGAAAAAACATTTACCCCACAGAATTTCGAACAAAAATGGTATAACACTTGGATGGACAAAAATCTTTTTGCTCCTTCTGGCGATAAGAATGCCAAGCCTTATAGCATAGTAATTCCACCACCAAATGTAACTGGAGCCTTGCACTTAGGTCATGCTTTAGATGGCACCTTGCAAGATATACTGGTAAGGTGGAAAAGGATGCAAGGATTTGATACTCTTTGGATTCCTGGCACTGATCATGCTGGCATAGCTACTCAAATAAAAGTTGAGGAGCACCTAAAAAAAGAAAGTGGAAAAACCCGTCACGATTTAGGCAGGGAAGAATTTTTAAAGCTAGTATGGAAGTGGAAGGATGACTATCACAAGCGAATTACATCCCAATTTAAAAAGCTAGGCGTTTCCTGTGATTGGTCTAGAGAAAGATTTACGCTAGATGAAGGCTGCTCGGAGGCCGTCAAGGAAGTATTTGTAAAGCTTTACGAAAAAGGTCTTATCTATCGTGGTAATTACATCATAAATTGGTGTCCGCGTTGTAAAACTGCTTTATCTGATATTGAGGTTGAACATATAGATAAACAAGGAAAGCTATGGCATATAAAATATCCTATAGTTGATTCTAATGAGTATCTTGTGGTTGCAACTACAAGACCTGAAACCATGCTAGGAGATACAGCGGTAGCTGTAAATCCAAAAGATGAAAGATATTCACATTTGATAGGTAAGAAAATAGTGCTGCCGATAACTAATCGAGAAATACCTATTATTGCTGATGACTACGTAGATCTTGAGTTCGGCTCTGGAGCGGTTAAAATTACTCCAGCTCACGATCCTAACGATTTTGAGATGGGCAAAAGACATGATCTAGCAAATATTGTAGTTATAGATGAGGATGGAGTTATGACAGAAAAAGCCCTTCATTTTAAGGGGATGGATAGGTTTGAGTGTCGTAAAAATCTAGTAGCAGAACTTGATAATAAAGGCCTCTTAATCGAAATAGAAGACCATGATCACTCTGTAGGGCATTGCGAAAGGTGTGAAACCATAGTTGAGCCTTATCTTTCTGACCAATGGTTTGTGAAAATGAAGCCGCTAGCTGAGCCAGCAATTGAAAAGGTTAAGGACGGAAAAACTCAGTTTGTCCCAGAAAGGTTTACTAAGATATATCTCAACTGGGTAGAAAATGTAAGAGACTGGTGTATATCAAGACAACTTTGGTGGGGCCATAGAATACCTGCTTGGTATTGTGAATGTGGTGAGGTAATAGTAGCTAAAGAGGAGCCAACTCAATGCTCTAAATGTAACAAAACACAGCTTAAACAAGATGAAGATGTTTTAGACACATGGTTTTCTTCAGCATTGTGGCCTTTTTCCACCATGGGATGGCCAGAGCAAACCGACGACTTAAATAGATACTTCCCAACATCCACACTTGTAACAGGGTATGATATTATCTATTTTTGGGTAGCACGGATGATATTTACTTCGATAGAATTTATGGATGAAACACCTTTTGAAGATGTTTATATCCATGGTCTTATAAGGGATGCCGAAGGAAGAAAGATGAGTAAATCTTTAGGAAATGGCGTTGATCCTTTAGAGGTTATCGAAAAACACGGCACAGACACTTTACGCTTTGCTTTAATAACAGGCATAGCCCCAGGAAATGACACAAGATTTAGCCAAGAAAAGCTAGATGGCAGCGGGAATTTTGCAAATAAAATCTGGAATGCCGCTAAGTTTGTGCTTATGAACCTAGAAGACTTTGACGGTAAAGAAGTTAAACACTCGGAACTTACTTTAGCTGACAAGTGGATACTAAGCAGGCTTAACTCAACAAAAGCAGATGTTACTAAAGAGCTTGAACGCTATGAACTAGGCAACGGTGCAAAAGCCATTTATGACTTTTTGTGGAATGAATTTTGTGACTGGTATATAGAGTTAAGCAAACCACGTTTGTATGGCGAAGATGATAGGCAAAAGCAAGCAGCTATGTGGGTGCTTAACCATGTTCTTGAAGAAACAATGAAGCTTCTTCACCCATTTATGCCTTTTATATCGGAGGAAATATATAGTCACCTACCATATAGCGATGGATACTTAGTAACCTCCCCATGGCCACAAAAAGAAGAAAAGCTTGTGGATAAGCAAGTAGAAACTTCCTTTGGTTCAATTATGGAAGTTATAAGAGCTATTAGAAATATAAAAAGTGAAATGAATGTGGCAAACAATAAGGATGCAGAGGCGATAATTTTAGCCAGTGATGAGGAAAACCTAGAAGCGATAAAGCAAGGAGAACTTTATATTAAACCATTAGCTGGCCTTAAGGATTTAGTTGTAAAAGCATCAGGGGAAAAGCCGCAAAAAGCGATGTCTAAGGTGGTAAACATAGGTGAAGTTTATATGCCGCTTTCAGGACTTATTGATATCGATGAAGAGATAAAAAGATTACACGGTGAGGTTAAAAACTTGCAGTCTGAAGTTACTAGAGTGGAGAAAAAGTTACAAAACCCAGGTTTTGTAAATAAAGCTCCTGGACATATCGTTGTAAAAGAAAAAGAAAAAATGGAAGACTATAAGCAGAAGCTACACAAAGTTCAACAAAGAATCCAGGAGCTCGAAAGTTAATGAGAACCTTAGATTTAATTAACTCTTTAAAGACATTTGGTATGAATAGCCAAGGTTGCCTAAGAATGAAAAAATTATGTAGTCTTTTAGGCAATCCAGAACAGAAAGTTAATGCTATACATGTAGCAGGAACTAACGGAAAGGGTTCAGTAACAGCTATTTTAAGCAGTGTACTTAAAGAACAGGGTTACAAGGTGGGAGCTTATACATCTCCTGCCTTAACAACCTTTGGAGAAAGGATACAAATTAACGGAATTTTTGCAAATGATAATGAGCTAGATAAATACTATGACAAAATAACTCATGCTATAAATGCACTTAAAGGGGATCCTTTAGGAGAGCCTACGGAGTTTGAAGTGGTTACCGCTCTTGCTTTTTTATATTTTGTAGATAATAAAGTGGATATAGTGGTATTAGAAGTTGGATTAGGTGGGCGTTTTGATGCAACTAATGTAATAGAAAAACCTCTAGCATCGGTCATAACTTCGATATCAAAAGATCATACTGCAATCTTAGGTAATACTTTGCAAGAAATTGCTGCTGAAAAAGCTGGGATTATAAAGAAAGATTCTCCTATAGTGCTTGGAAAGCTAAAGGAGGATGCCTATCTTACGATTTTAGATATTGCAAAAAGTGTTGGTGCTCCTGTTTTTTTGGAAGGTGATGCCGATATTACCTTCCACAATTACGAAGGCAAAAATCAGGTTGTCTCCGTTAACAACACTTTATTGAAGTTATCGTTATTAGGCAATCATCAATTGGAAAATTTAAAAACTGCCTTAAAGGTTTTAGATGCTATAAAAAAACAAGGGTACGAGATAGAGGATAAAGTTATTTTTAAATCACTATCAAAAGTAAGGTTAACAGGTAGATTTGAAATCTTGAAACAAAAAGAAAAGGAAATAGTGTTTGACGTAGCCCACAACGAGGCCAGTTATTCAGCCTTTCTAGACAACCTTAACGTAATATATCCTACAAAGAAGATACTAATAATTTTAGGCATGTATGCCGACAAGGATACGGATAAGGTAGCTAAGCTATTATCTAAAACAGGGTATGAAATCATGACAACTACCCCTGATAATGAAAGAGCACTAGGAGCAAAAAGTTTGTCTGATTTACTTAGAAAAGAAGGCGTTAAAGTTATAAAAACAATAGAAAACCCAAAACAAGCAGTTTTGGCGGCACTAGAATTAAACTACGACATAATATGTGTAACTGGTTCCTTTAGCACGGTCGGCCCCGCAAAGCTTGCGGTGCAAGGTTAAATAAAGCTTCAGCATTTTGCTGAAGCTTTTTATTATGGTTATAAACTATTTTAAGTATATTAAATAACTAATCCTATTGCATAACTTGGTCTTTTGGTGCTATAATTAAGTTCTGTACAAAGAAAGATAGGTGGTGAGAAGCTTATGGAAAATGGAAATATTATACCTTTTAGTAGAGGAGCAGACTTTTATTACGCTCGCGCAAATAACAGCTATTTAAAAAACAACATGGATGAAGCCATTTTTTATTTAAAGAGAGCAACCCAAATAGAACCGGATAACTTAATAAACTTATTCAACTTAGCTTCTATGCTTTCTGAAGTGGAAAAGTTTGAAGATTCTAATAAAATATTAAAAAAAATAATTAAAGAAGATAAAGAAAATAACATGCCAGAATGCTGGTATTATTTAGCATATAACTATGGCCAGACGGATAAGTACAAAAAAGTAAAATCATGTTTAGATAAGTATCTAAAGCTAGCACCGGAAGGTGAATATGCTTCTCAATCAGAAGAAATACTTTCAAATATTAGAAACTTTCAATATGAATTTGAGGCAAAAGACCAAAAGGAATTGCAAAAAGTAGAAAGAGTTTGTGCCGAGGGTGTTGAGCTTGTAGAAAAAAACAAGTTTAATGAAGCTATAGAAGTTTTTGAAAAAGCAATTGCTTTAAATTCCAAATTTATAGCGCCAAGAAACAATATCGCACTTTGCTATTTTTACAAAGGGGATGTGGATAGGGCGATACAAAGTACTGAAGATGTGCTAAATTTAGACCCTGAGAATATTTATGCTCTTTGTAATTTGGCTACATTTTATCATGAGGATGGAAATGAAATAGGGTTAAAGAACATTTTAAACAGACTTTCAATGTTGGATCCTATGCATACAGATGAAGAGCTAAAACTGGGTTTGACTTATGGATCATTAGGAAAGCACAACTGGGCATATGCAATGTTCAGCGCTATAATAGAAGAAGAACCGAGAAACTTTCAGATTGTTTACTTTTCTGCTGTAGCTGCCTTTAATATGAAAAAGTATAAGTTAGCATCAAAGCATTTTAAACGCCTTCATGAACTAGAACCACAAAATCCTTACACAGAGCTTTATCAAAACTATATTGAGGATATATTTGCTGGGCAATCCTCTTTTGAACCAATATCTTATGAAATTAAGCTTCCCTATAAATCTGTCATGGATATAATTAAAAAGTTAAGCTCTTCCGTTGAAAATGTAGGAGAGTTGATGAATGATAAAAAGCTTATTGAGGGATTAAATTGGGCTTTAACCAAAGAAGCAAGCATGACAAAAGTGGTCGTGGATTTAATTTTGAGTATGGATAACTCAGCCCTTCATCGACTTTTAATTGACTTTGTTTATAATGTCCAAGTTAAATATGAGGATCGAAACTATGCTTTTTGTGAAATGGTTGATAACAGCATATCTTTTGCTGACAAAGCAAATTGGCCAAAAAAAATAAAAGCTCAGGTTTTCACATCAAAACAACAAGAGGTATTAGAGGTTACACTACACTATTTACAGAAAGAGTTTAGCTTAGCGCAAGTTTACGCAGCGCAAACTCTTTGGTCAGAATATGTTAAGGAAAATAGGCCAATAATTAAAAAGGTTGAACTATGGGCAGCTTCTTTGATAATCTTAGTAGTTGCTGAAACTAGTAAGAACGTTAAACAAAACAAAGAGGATGTTCTAGAATACTTTTCTGCTAACCCTAAAGGTGTCAGCACTAAGATAAAAGAATTGAAAAAAGGTTTAAAGGTATTTTAATATTTGCCCTACAACGCTTATGTTGTGGGGTTTTTTAATAAGACGTATAATTTTTAACGACAGGGAAGATGTTAAACTACAACATTTTGCCAAAACATGCTATAATTCTATTAAATTATACTTTATGTTAGTTTTTATTTTATAATGAGGAGGAATAAAATGATATATACTAAGAAAGTTTTGGGATTAGAGGTTATTAATTTAAGTGATGGGAAAAAAATAGGCAAGATAAAAGAAGTGATTTTTGATAACAAAAGTAAAAAAGTAGTGGCCATAGAGATATACGAAAAAACAGGCCTTTGGAAAAAAACATCGGATATTTTACCTATCGAGGAACTAAAGGGAATGGGTAAAGATTCAGTAACAGTGGACGAACCAAAAACAGTTGAGGAAATTAACAAAGGGTTAACTAACTTCAAATGGTCAAGTTTATCAGGGAGAAAGGTAATAGAGGAAGATGGTTCTATAATAGGTACCGTTTCTGATATATCTTTCAAATTTCCGGAAGGTGATATCGTCGAGGTAGAAGTTAACCAAGCAAAATCAAAAGTATTAGCCAGCAAAGAAACTGTTTCAATCGAAAGGGTTAGAGCTATAGGAGAGGACGCCATAATAGTTTATAATGAATAAAAAGGAGCATCACAATGTTGAAAGTTGAACTAATCATAGATGGGACGCCAAAAAGCTGCTGCTCTAAAGGTGGAAGTTGTGAAAAAGGCAAATATGAAAAAATAATTGAGGATTTTAAGAAAGATAGTGCAAAGCAAATTCAGTATGAAATAATAGACTATAACGATTTAAAAGAAAATAGTTTCAATAACAGTAAGGATATTATAGCAGCGGTAGACCAGGGTCTGATTAACCTACCCATTGTTATAATTAATGGATTGCCCAGATTATTTGGTAGGTTTGATCATCAAGATTTAAACGAAATTATAAAGTGACTCGAAAATCTCCGTTGTATTACATACGACGGAGATTTTCTGTGTTTAAGGTAACTGCTTATAAATTTAAATAATATTAGTGGTCTGATGAAATAATTACAGTTTTCCGGTTATACTATATAAAATATAAGAATAAAAATTAGTTAAATAACTTGGAGGTGAATATAATGAGTCATTTACATGTAACCGATGGTGTTTTAGATTTATGGGTAATAATAATCGCTAATGTGGTTGCTTTTGGTTTGCTGTGTTATACATGTTTCGCAATGGTCAAAGATAACGATAA from Proteinivorax hydrogeniformans harbors:
- a CDS encoding tetratricopeptide repeat protein — translated: MENGNIIPFSRGADFYYARANNSYLKNNMDEAIFYLKRATQIEPDNLINLFNLASMLSEVEKFEDSNKILKKIIKEDKENNMPECWYYLAYNYGQTDKYKKVKSCLDKYLKLAPEGEYASQSEEILSNIRNFQYEFEAKDQKELQKVERVCAEGVELVEKNKFNEAIEVFEKAIALNSKFIAPRNNIALCYFYKGDVDRAIQSTEDVLNLDPENIYALCNLATFYHEDGNEIGLKNILNRLSMLDPMHTDEELKLGLTYGSLGKHNWAYAMFSAIIEEEPRNFQIVYFSAVAAFNMKKYKLASKHFKRLHELEPQNPYTELYQNYIEDIFAGQSSFEPISYEIKLPYKSVMDIIKKLSSSVENVGELMNDKKLIEGLNWALTKEASMTKVVVDLILSMDNSALHRLLIDFVYNVQVKYEDRNYAFCEMVDNSISFADKANWPKKIKAQVFTSKQQEVLEVTLHYLQKEFSLAQVYAAQTLWSEYVKENRPIIKKVELWAASLIILVVAETSKNVKQNKEDVLEYFSANPKGVSTKIKELKKGLKVF
- a CDS encoding PRC-barrel domain-containing protein; this translates as MIYTKKVLGLEVINLSDGKKIGKIKEVIFDNKSKKVVAIEIYEKTGLWKKTSDILPIEELKGMGKDSVTVDEPKTVEEINKGLTNFKWSSLSGRKVIEEDGSIIGTVSDISFKFPEGDIVEVEVNQAKSKVLASKETVSIERVRAIGEDAIIVYNE
- a CDS encoding FAD-binding oxidoreductase, giving the protein MKAKANIVIIGGGIVGTSLAYHLACLGIKDIVVLEKDYLAAGSTGRCGAGVRQQWGLKMNCILAKESIAEFEKLSEMIPTDYDLEFKQKGYMMLAYDRNMANQYKKNVQLQRTLGIEVDYLSPLEAKAIVPHLNTEGMVGATFCGKDGHLNPFTTTLTYAIGAKRLGAEIYKGTEVLDMKLEKGKVSKVITNKGEIDTGLVINAAGPFSKNIAKMAGVDIPVYSERHQILVTQPIKQIQDPMVISLKHGFYCQQTPHGSFIMGFGDPNELKGTDTTSTWNFLEEMAEKVLPVLPPLKNLKVVRQWAGSYNMTPDAQPILGNSEDVENFYMAVGFSGHGFMIAPAVAKAISETIVGKKPTVDISMLRLKRFEAGNLIKEPSVV
- a CDS encoding (2Fe-2S)-binding protein — protein: MKDNVIVCRCEDVTVGEIKKLVADGINTPEEIKRITRMSMGCCQGRTCGGILQQILSNLLNEPVDEIKLWEKRPPAKPVLMKALIGGDTDES
- a CDS encoding folylpolyglutamate synthase/dihydrofolate synthase family protein, whose product is MKKLCSLLGNPEQKVNAIHVAGTNGKGSVTAILSSVLKEQGYKVGAYTSPALTTFGERIQINGIFANDNELDKYYDKITHAINALKGDPLGEPTEFEVVTALAFLYFVDNKVDIVVLEVGLGGRFDATNVIEKPLASVITSISKDHTAILGNTLQEIAAEKAGIIKKDSPIVLGKLKEDAYLTILDIAKSVGAPVFLEGDADITFHNYEGKNQVVSVNNTLLKLSLLGNHQLENLKTALKVLDAIKKQGYEIEDKVIFKSLSKVRLTGRFEILKQKEKEIVFDVAHNEASYSAFLDNLNVIYPTKKILIILGMYADKDTDKVAKLLSKTGYEIMTTTPDNERALGAKSLSDLLRKEGVKVIKTIENPKQAVLAALELNYDIICVTGSFSTVGPAKLAVQG
- a CDS encoding valine--tRNA ligase, which gives rise to MEKTFTPQNFEQKWYNTWMDKNLFAPSGDKNAKPYSIVIPPPNVTGALHLGHALDGTLQDILVRWKRMQGFDTLWIPGTDHAGIATQIKVEEHLKKESGKTRHDLGREEFLKLVWKWKDDYHKRITSQFKKLGVSCDWSRERFTLDEGCSEAVKEVFVKLYEKGLIYRGNYIINWCPRCKTALSDIEVEHIDKQGKLWHIKYPIVDSNEYLVVATTRPETMLGDTAVAVNPKDERYSHLIGKKIVLPITNREIPIIADDYVDLEFGSGAVKITPAHDPNDFEMGKRHDLANIVVIDEDGVMTEKALHFKGMDRFECRKNLVAELDNKGLLIEIEDHDHSVGHCERCETIVEPYLSDQWFVKMKPLAEPAIEKVKDGKTQFVPERFTKIYLNWVENVRDWCISRQLWWGHRIPAWYCECGEVIVAKEEPTQCSKCNKTQLKQDEDVLDTWFSSALWPFSTMGWPEQTDDLNRYFPTSTLVTGYDIIYFWVARMIFTSIEFMDETPFEDVYIHGLIRDAEGRKMSKSLGNGVDPLEVIEKHGTDTLRFALITGIAPGNDTRFSQEKLDGSGNFANKIWNAAKFVLMNLEDFDGKEVKHSELTLADKWILSRLNSTKADVTKELERYELGNGAKAIYDFLWNEFCDWYIELSKPRLYGEDDRQKQAAMWVLNHVLEETMKLLHPFMPFISEEIYSHLPYSDGYLVTSPWPQKEEKLVDKQVETSFGSIMEVIRAIRNIKSEMNVANNKDAEAIILASDEENLEAIKQGELYIKPLAGLKDLVVKASGEKPQKAMSKVVNIGEVYMPLSGLIDIDEEIKRLHGEVKNLQSEVTRVEKKLQNPGFVNKAPGHIVVKEKEKMEDYKQKLHKVQQRIQELES